A genome region from Chitinophagales bacterium includes the following:
- a CDS encoding aconitate hydratase yields the protein MAFDIEMIKKVYANFPSRVEAARKLLNRPLTLTEKILYAHLHQSQGLEEFQRGKSYVDFAPDRVAMQDATAQMALLQFMQAGRPKVAVPSTVHCDHLITAKDGSKTDLSAAVSGNKEVYDFLASVSNKYGIGFWKPGAGIIHQIVLENYAFPGGMMIGTDSHTVNAGGLGMIAIGVGGADACDVMAGLAWELKMPKLIGVKLTGKLSGWASAKDVILKVAGILTVKGGTGSVVEYFGEGAVAMSCTGKGTICNMGAEIGATTSTFGYDESMSRYLVATGRADVAAAADAVKEHLTGDAEVYAQPEKYFDEVIEINLNELEPHINGPFTPDLATPVSKMKEVAAANGWPTEVKVGLIGSCTNSSYEDISRAVSLAKQVAEKDLKAKAEFSITPGSEQIRYTIERDGFIETFNKIGAEVYANACGPCIGMWARAGADKKEKNTIVHSFNRNFAARQDGNPNTFAFVASPELTTALAIAGSLTFNPLTDTLVNEKGETVKLDPPTGDELPTKGFAVEDAGYIAPAEDGSNVQVVVNPSSDRLQLLEPFKAWEGSDLTGLKLLIKAKGKCTTDHISMAGPWLKYRGHLDNISNNLLIGAINFFNEKPNSVKNQLTGEYAEVPKVQRAYKAAGIGSIVVGDENYGEGSSREHAAMEPRFLGVRAVLVKSFARIHETNLKKQGMLALTFVNKEDYNKIQENDEVAILGLTAFAPGKNLTVQLKHQDGTTESFEVAHTYNAQQIEWFKAGAALNIIRASVGK from the coding sequence ATGGCATTCGACATTGAAATGATTAAGAAGGTATATGCAAATTTTCCTTCGCGCGTAGAAGCAGCTCGCAAACTGCTCAACCGTCCTTTAACACTTACCGAAAAAATTCTTTACGCGCACTTGCACCAATCGCAAGGGCTTGAAGAATTTCAACGCGGAAAGAGCTATGTAGATTTTGCTCCGGATCGCGTTGCCATGCAAGATGCAACGGCACAAATGGCGTTATTGCAATTTATGCAAGCCGGTCGCCCAAAAGTAGCCGTGCCTTCAACCGTGCATTGCGACCACCTTATTACCGCCAAAGATGGTTCTAAAACAGACCTTTCTGCCGCAGTTTCCGGTAATAAAGAAGTGTATGATTTTTTAGCTTCAGTTTCAAATAAATACGGTATTGGTTTTTGGAAACCGGGTGCAGGTATTATTCACCAAATTGTATTAGAAAATTATGCTTTCCCGGGTGGTATGATGATAGGAACCGATAGCCATACCGTAAATGCAGGTGGCTTAGGAATGATTGCCATTGGTGTTGGCGGTGCCGATGCTTGCGATGTAATGGCAGGCTTGGCATGGGAACTAAAAATGCCTAAACTCATTGGCGTAAAACTTACAGGAAAGTTAAGCGGATGGGCATCTGCTAAAGATGTAATTCTTAAAGTTGCAGGCATTCTTACCGTAAAAGGTGGCACAGGATCCGTAGTAGAATACTTTGGCGAAGGCGCTGTGGCTATGAGTTGCACAGGAAAAGGAACTATCTGCAACATGGGTGCCGAAATTGGTGCAACGACTTCTACCTTTGGTTACGATGAAAGCATGAGCCGCTATTTAGTAGCAACAGGACGTGCCGATGTGGCAGCAGCAGCAGATGCCGTAAAAGAACATTTAACTGGCGATGCAGAAGTATATGCACAACCTGAAAAGTATTTTGATGAAGTAATTGAAATTAACCTAAATGAATTAGAGCCGCATATAAACGGACCATTTACACCAGACTTAGCTACACCGGTTTCAAAAATGAAAGAAGTAGCAGCCGCAAACGGTTGGCCAACCGAAGTAAAAGTGGGCTTAATCGGAAGTTGTACCAACTCTTCGTACGAAGATATTTCACGTGCAGTTTCATTGGCTAAGCAAGTAGCAGAAAAAGATTTGAAAGCAAAAGCTGAGTTTAGCATTACACCAGGTTCAGAGCAAATTCGCTATACCATTGAGCGCGATGGTTTTATTGAAACTTTCAATAAAATAGGCGCAGAGGTTTATGCAAATGCTTGCGGCCCTTGTATTGGTATGTGGGCACGTGCCGGAGCCGATAAAAAAGAGAAAAATACCATTGTACACTCTTTTAATAGAAACTTTGCTGCGCGCCAAGATGGCAACCCAAATACCTTTGCATTTGTTGCCTCTCCGGAATTAACTACTGCATTGGCAATTGCGGGTAGCTTAACCTTTAATCCACTTACCGATACTTTGGTAAACGAAAAAGGTGAAACCGTAAAGCTAGATCCACCAACAGGCGATGAATTGCCAACAAAAGGATTTGCAGTAGAAGATGCTGGTTACATAGCTCCGGCAGAAGATGGTAGCAACGTACAAGTAGTGGTAAATCCAAGCAGCGATCGCTTGCAATTGCTAGAGCCGTTTAAAGCATGGGAAGGCAGCGATTTAACCGGATTGAAACTCTTGATTAAAGCCAAAGGAAAATGCACTACAGACCATATTTCTATGGCCGGACCTTGGTTAAAATATCGTGGACACTTAGATAACATTAGCAATAACTTACTCATTGGCGCTATCAATTTCTTTAATGAGAAACCCAACAGCGTTAAAAATCAACTTACTGGTGAATATGCTGAGGTACCTAAAGTGCAGCGTGCATACAAAGCGGCAGGCATTGGATCAATTGTGGTTGGCGATGAAAACTATGGTGAAGGCTCTAGCCGCGAACATGCTGCAATGGAACCACGCTTCTTAGGCGTTCGTGCCGTATTGGTAAAATCATTTGCACGTATCCACGAAACAAACCTTAAAAAACAAGGTATGTTAGCGCTAACCTTTGTAAATAAAGAAGACTACAACAAAATTCAGGAAAATGACGAAGTGGCAATACTTGGTTTAACTGCTTTTGCTCCCGGTAAAAACCTTACCGTGCAATTAAAACACCAAGATGGCACTACCGAAAGTTTTGAAGTAGCACATACTTACAATGCTCAACAAATTGAATGGTTTAAAGCCGGAGCTGCATTAAACATTATTCGTGCCAGCGTAGGAAAGTAA
- a CDS encoding RNA methyltransferase, with translation MKEVITSVQNPLVKRIKRLSEKAAARKEEQRFIIEGIRECSLLQQSAYGIEMLIICEEIFTPSSDYPIAPTERIKYISKQVYEAIAYRGSSEGIMALAIPHHFRLHEIALRTNPLLLVIAAVEKPGNLGAMLRTADATGADAVIICDEKTDIFNPNVIRSSLGTFFTNNVIVASWDKTAAFFKANNITSFAAHLNATKNCYECNFTNGTAIVVGSEATGLNQAITDTCSEHLKIPMLGKIDSLNVSVSAAVLLYEAVRQRTKKVGA, from the coding sequence ATGAAGGAGGTTATTACGAGTGTGCAAAATCCTTTGGTAAAAAGGATAAAACGCCTAAGCGAAAAAGCGGCTGCCAGAAAAGAAGAGCAGCGCTTTATTATTGAAGGCATTCGCGAATGTTCGTTGCTGCAGCAAAGTGCTTACGGCATAGAAATGCTTATTATTTGCGAAGAAATTTTTACGCCCAGCAGCGATTATCCGATTGCACCAACAGAACGTATAAAATATATATCGAAGCAAGTGTATGAAGCAATTGCTTATAGAGGCAGCAGCGAAGGCATTATGGCACTTGCCATTCCGCACCATTTCCGGTTACATGAAATTGCTTTAAGAACCAACCCATTGCTATTAGTAATTGCCGCAGTAGAAAAACCGGGGAACTTAGGTGCCATGCTGCGTACAGCCGATGCTACAGGAGCCGATGCCGTAATTATTTGCGATGAAAAAACCGATATTTTCAACCCCAATGTAATTAGAAGTAGCTTGGGCACATTTTTTACCAACAATGTTATTGTAGCCTCTTGGGACAAAACCGCTGCTTTCTTTAAAGCAAATAATATTACAAGTTTTGCAGCGCACCTCAATGCTACTAAAAATTGCTACGAGTGCAATTTTACCAATGGCACAGCCATAGTAGTAGGCAGCGAAGCCACCGGACTAAACCAAGCCATAACCGATACTTGCAGCGAGCATTTAAAAATTCCCATGCTCGGCAAAATAGATTCACTTAATGTAAGTGTAAGCGCTGCCGTATTGCTATATGAAGCCGTAAGGCAACGCACAAAAAAAGTAGGAGCTTAA
- the corA gene encoding magnesium/cobalt transporter CorA, producing MVAGNISFISYNADSFIEKKAADIETCTQLNASDSVYWLHITGAEQKDILTALAARYQIHPLVVEDILHTRQRPKVESYGTYLYITLRLFKEQQLKLSSQQISFVLKDNLLISVVEQDNAVFDEVKNRLARKQGVIRQKGEDFLLYSLLDAVIDSYFEVLEDFSSEIEVLEERIIGHAVKQHLVQLQHVKRSLILFKKHTVPVRELLSNLDRNEVAFFEAENRPYLRDLLDHSFRVNDSVETYRDILTSLMDLYHSMMSNKMNEVMKTLTVISSFFIPLTFIVGVYGMNFDVMPELRWEYGYYLVWGVMAVLCLALYITFKKKKWF from the coding sequence ATGGTAGCCGGAAACATTTCTTTTATTAGTTACAATGCTGATTCTTTTATTGAAAAGAAAGCGGCAGATATTGAAACGTGTACCCAATTGAATGCTTCCGATAGTGTGTATTGGCTGCACATTACTGGTGCCGAGCAAAAGGATATTCTTACGGCTTTGGCTGCCAGGTATCAAATTCACCCTTTGGTGGTAGAAGATATTTTGCATACGCGCCAGCGTCCTAAAGTGGAGTCGTATGGCACATACCTTTACATTACATTGCGATTGTTTAAGGAGCAGCAGCTAAAGCTTTCTTCACAGCAGATTAGTTTTGTATTGAAAGATAATTTGCTGATTTCGGTAGTGGAGCAGGATAATGCGGTTTTTGATGAAGTGAAAAACAGGCTTGCACGCAAGCAGGGTGTAATTAGGCAAAAGGGCGAAGATTTTTTATTGTATTCGTTGTTGGATGCGGTGATAGATAGCTATTTTGAGGTGTTGGAAGATTTTAGTTCCGAAATTGAGGTGCTGGAAGAAAGAATAATTGGACATGCAGTAAAGCAGCATTTAGTTCAGCTACAGCATGTAAAACGCTCACTTATTTTGTTTAAAAAACATACGGTGCCGGTACGTGAATTGCTTAGTAATTTAGATAGGAATGAGGTTGCTTTTTTTGAAGCCGAAAACCGACCGTACTTGCGCGATTTACTCGATCATAGCTTTAGGGTAAACGATTCGGTTGAAACGTATCGCGATATACTCACTAGTTTAATGGATTTGTACCACAGCATGATGAGTAACAAAATGAATGAAGTAATGAAAACGCTTACCGTAATTTCATCGTTTTTTATTCCACTTACATTTATTGTGGGTGTGTATGGAATGAACTTTGATGTAATGCCCGAATTGCGTTGGGAGTATGGTTATTACCTTGTTTGGGGCGTAATGGCAGTGCTTTGTTTGGCGCTTTACATTACGTTCAAAAAAAAGAAATGGTTTTAA
- a CDS encoding phosphoribosylaminoimidazolesuccinocarboxamide synthase translates to MQTISTTNFSFPNQLDVYHGKVRDVYFFKDTLAVIATDRISAFDHILPKPIPYKGQVLNLIAAHFLNATKDICPNWLQKMPHPNVSIGLRCEPVRIEMVVRGYLAGHAARTYAAGGRVLCGVTLPEGLKENDKLTTPIITPSTKAVEGHDEDISREEILARNLVAESIYTTMEKYALQLFERGSQMALQQGLILVDTKYEFGVYNGEVYLIDEIHTPDSSRYFYAEGYAQKQANGEPQQQLSKEFVRQWLIENNFQGKEGQTMPFMPDTFVNEISERYIQLHDLVTGNTFQKSESKNLLHEIEQAALTCL, encoded by the coding sequence ATGCAAACAATTTCTACTACCAATTTTAGCTTTCCTAATCAGTTAGATGTATATCACGGAAAAGTGCGCGATGTATATTTTTTTAAAGATACTTTGGCAGTAATTGCCACCGATAGAATTTCGGCATTCGACCATATTCTGCCCAAACCAATTCCGTATAAAGGGCAAGTGCTAAACCTAATTGCAGCACACTTTTTAAACGCCACAAAAGATATTTGCCCCAACTGGTTACAAAAAATGCCGCATCCCAATGTAAGCATTGGTTTAAGATGCGAACCTGTTCGTATAGAAATGGTAGTACGCGGCTACTTGGCAGGCCATGCTGCGCGCACCTATGCTGCAGGAGGCAGGGTGCTTTGCGGTGTTACACTGCCCGAAGGCTTAAAAGAAAACGATAAACTCACCACACCTATAATTACACCTTCTACCAAAGCGGTTGAAGGGCACGATGAAGATATTTCGCGCGAAGAGATATTGGCACGCAATCTGGTAGCAGAAAGCATTTATACTACTATGGAAAAATACGCCTTGCAGTTGTTTGAACGCGGCTCGCAAATGGCATTACAGCAAGGACTTATTTTAGTGGATACTAAATATGAATTTGGTGTATATAATGGCGAAGTGTATTTAATAGATGAAATCCACACACCGGATTCTTCGCGCTATTTCTATGCCGAAGGCTATGCTCAAAAGCAGGCAAATGGAGAGCCGCAGCAGCAACTTTCAAAAGAGTTTGTGCGCCAATGGCTAATAGAAAATAACTTTCAAGGAAAAGAAGGACAAACCATGCCTTTTATGCCCGATACTTTTGTGAACGAAATTTCGGAGCGCTATATTCAACTACACGATTTAGTAACCGGCAATACCTTTCAAAAAAGCGAATCGAAAAACTTGCTCCACGAAATAGAACAAGCCGCTTTAACTTGCTTATAG
- a CDS encoding thioredoxin domain-containing protein, with amino-acid sequence MQHTNALIHESSPYLLQHAHNPVNWFAWNEKTWQKAHAENKLAIVSIGYSACHWCHVMEHESFEDTEVAALMNAHFVSIKVDREERPDIDQIYMEAAQLISGRGGWPLNAICLPDGRPVYAGTYFPKQNWMQILQFFEYEFKHNLNKMQEQAENLTYGISASENFLPKEVPVFTNEYNNKAAQSLLNTQDFTFGGRVGAPKFPMPINYIFLLQHHYFTQSNITLQAITTTLNNMLAGGIYDQIGGGFARYSVDAQWQIPHFEKMLYDNAQLVSLYAQAFQLTKNNNYERIVNETLAFVARELTGKYSNFYAALDADSDGEEGKFYVWNYKELQQLLGAEFEAFQEIYSITENGNFEGQNHLQLRHTNTPHTKQINRWKQILLTERNKRNRPALDDKTLTAWNALMLKGYLDAYAATGIESYLNTAIQNGNFILQHQHIGSGALLRCFKNNKSNIHGFLDDYAFSIDAFLSLYETTFETSWLAASLQLCHYCLEHFYDHAKQIFYYTDQAGETLIARKTETSDNVIPASNSAMAKNLYKLGLMTENQDYINIAKQTTQHFIEAITTHASFYANWAILLRWLTNEPYIIAITGNQATDIKRQFGQHYLPHCFFVGGKTNLIPALQNKPTSEKTLIYICKNRTCGLPAHHVEEALQQIQS; translated from the coding sequence ATGCAACATACCAACGCACTTATTCACGAAAGCAGCCCCTACCTTTTGCAACATGCCCACAATCCGGTAAACTGGTTTGCATGGAATGAAAAAACTTGGCAAAAAGCCCATGCAGAAAATAAACTTGCAATTGTAAGCATAGGCTACAGCGCCTGCCATTGGTGCCATGTTATGGAGCACGAAAGTTTTGAAGACACAGAAGTGGCAGCACTCATGAATGCACATTTTGTAAGTATAAAAGTAGATAGAGAAGAGCGCCCCGATATAGATCAAATTTATATGGAAGCTGCGCAACTTATTAGTGGCAGAGGCGGGTGGCCACTCAATGCCATTTGCCTTCCCGATGGCAGACCTGTGTATGCCGGCACATACTTCCCAAAACAAAACTGGATGCAAATACTACAGTTCTTTGAATATGAGTTCAAGCACAACTTAAACAAAATGCAAGAACAGGCAGAAAACCTTACTTACGGCATTTCGGCAAGTGAAAATTTCCTTCCAAAAGAAGTTCCCGTTTTTACAAATGAGTACAACAACAAAGCCGCACAAAGTCTTTTAAATACACAAGATTTTACATTTGGCGGCCGAGTAGGCGCACCCAAATTTCCAATGCCCATCAACTACATATTTCTGCTACAACACCATTATTTCACACAAAGCAACATTACGCTACAAGCCATCACCACTACATTAAATAATATGCTCGCAGGCGGTATTTACGACCAAATTGGTGGCGGCTTTGCCCGCTATTCGGTAGATGCACAATGGCAAATTCCACACTTTGAAAAAATGCTCTACGATAATGCACAATTGGTTTCGCTCTATGCACAAGCATTTCAACTTACCAAAAACAACAATTATGAACGCATTGTAAACGAAACCCTTGCTTTTGTAGCGCGGGAACTAACAGGAAAATACAGCAACTTCTATGCTGCATTAGATGCCGACAGCGATGGAGAAGAAGGCAAATTTTATGTTTGGAACTACAAAGAATTGCAGCAACTACTCGGTGCTGAGTTTGAGGCATTTCAAGAAATTTATTCTATTACTGAAAATGGAAATTTTGAAGGGCAAAACCATCTACAACTACGGCATACCAACACGCCACACACCAAGCAAATAAATCGGTGGAAGCAAATACTACTTACCGAAAGAAACAAACGTAACCGACCTGCATTAGACGATAAAACACTTACTGCATGGAATGCACTTATGCTCAAGGGCTACTTAGATGCTTATGCTGCCACCGGAATAGAAAGCTACTTAAACACCGCCATACAAAACGGGAACTTTATACTGCAACATCAACATATTGGCAGTGGCGCACTTCTACGATGCTTCAAAAACAATAAAAGCAATATTCATGGATTTTTAGACGATTATGCGTTTAGCATAGATGCCTTTCTATCGCTCTACGAAACAACTTTTGAAACATCATGGCTCGCAGCTTCACTTCAACTTTGCCACTACTGCTTAGAGCATTTTTACGACCATGCCAAACAAATATTTTACTACACCGACCAAGCCGGAGAAACACTCATAGCTAGAAAAACCGAAACTTCCGACAATGTAATTCCCGCCTCTAACTCCGCTATGGCGAAAAACTTATACAAGTTAGGGCTAATGACTGAAAACCAAGATTACATCAACATTGCCAAGCAAACCACACAACACTTTATCGAAGCCATTACTACCCATGCTTCTTTTTATGCCAATTGGGCAATACTGCTGCGCTGGCTTACCAACGAGCCTTACATTATTGCCATCACCGGCAACCAAGCTACCGATATAAAAAGACAATTTGGGCAGCATTACCTTCCCCACTGCTTTTTTGTGGGTGGAAAAACCAACTTAATTCCTGCACTACAAAACAAACCAACAAGCGAAAAAACGCTTATCTACATTTGTAAAAACCGCACTTGTGGGCTTCCTGCACACCATGTGGAAGAAGCATTGCAACAAATTCAATCTTGA
- the recF gene encoding DNA replication and repair protein RecF (All proteins in this family for which functions are known are DNA-binding proteins that assist the filamentation of RecA onto DNA for the initiation of recombination or recombinational repair.) produces MFLSGIKLLNFRNHSESSFSFRKKITCIVGNNGVGKTNLLDAVYYLCLTKSYLFADDKQNVKHGADFFRLESSVEVAQLPVKLVCKYLGGRKKEFLVNDKPYVKLSEHIGQFPCVMICPADAEIITGGSEERRKVLDGTLSQTDADYLNVLLLYNKVLAQRNAALKQFGETGKVDYSLLGIYNEQLVSSGEEIFRKRAAAMEVIRACFAKIYAQISGTPSEAVLNYVSQLQQKSFKELLQANVQKDIVLERTEMGIHKDDVELLLQGYPVKRFGSQGQQKSFMLAYKLAMFLYIKQQKGFAPLLLVDDVFDKLDKLRSKNLLDFFNSPDTAQVLLSHTKANDFEGIEFIDIQEI; encoded by the coding sequence GTGTTTCTGAGCGGAATTAAATTGCTGAATTTTAGAAATCACAGTGAAAGTAGTTTTTCGTTTCGTAAAAAAATTACTTGCATAGTGGGTAATAACGGAGTAGGGAAAACCAACCTGCTCGATGCTGTTTATTATCTATGCCTAACTAAGAGTTATCTTTTTGCAGATGATAAGCAGAATGTAAAACACGGTGCCGATTTTTTTCGTTTAGAAAGTAGTGTGGAGGTTGCACAGTTGCCCGTAAAATTGGTTTGTAAATACTTGGGCGGCCGAAAAAAAGAGTTTTTAGTAAATGATAAGCCTTATGTGAAGTTGAGCGAACATATTGGGCAATTTCCTTGTGTGATGATTTGCCCTGCCGATGCTGAAATTATTACAGGAGGCAGCGAAGAAAGGCGCAAGGTTTTAGATGGAACTTTGTCTCAAACAGATGCCGATTATTTGAATGTATTATTGCTGTACAACAAAGTGCTGGCTCAGCGCAATGCTGCACTAAAGCAGTTTGGCGAAACAGGTAAAGTAGATTACAGCCTTTTGGGTATTTACAATGAACAGTTGGTAAGTAGTGGAGAAGAAATTTTTAGAAAGAGAGCGGCAGCAATGGAAGTAATAAGGGCATGTTTTGCAAAAATATATGCGCAAATAAGTGGCACACCGTCCGAAGCTGTATTGAATTATGTAAGCCAGTTGCAGCAAAAAAGCTTTAAGGAATTATTGCAAGCTAATGTGCAGAAAGATATAGTGTTGGAGCGCACCGAAATGGGTATTCATAAAGATGATGTGGAACTGCTGTTGCAAGGGTATCCTGTTAAACGTTTTGGCAGCCAAGGGCAGCAAAAGAGTTTTATGTTGGCATATAAACTCGCCATGTTTTTATATATAAAACAGCAGAAAGGTTTCGCTCCTTTATTGTTGGTAGATGATGTTTTTGATAAGTTAGACAAACTTAGAAGCAAGAATTTACTCGATTTTTTTAATTCGCCAGATACGGCACAGGTGTTGTTGTCGCACACCAAGGCAAATGATTTTGAGGGAATTGAGTTTATAGATATACAGGAAATATAA